From Nicotiana tabacum cultivar K326 chromosome 15, ASM71507v2, whole genome shotgun sequence, the proteins below share one genomic window:
- the LOC107803427 gene encoding transmembrane 9 superfamily member 9, with protein MGRAARRSLLICAISLLLTFHNAFSFYLPGVAPEDFQKGDPLSVKVNKLTSTKTQLPYSFYSVPFCRPENIVDSRENLGEVLRGDRIENSPYSFKMREPEMCHVVCRLVLDNKTAKEFKEKIEDEYRVNMILDNLPLVVPVRRLEQEAPPAYQQGVYIGVKGQYAGSKDEKHFIHNHLTFTVKYHKDLQTDSARIVGFEVMPFSVKHEYDGKWSENTRLTTCDPHAKRTVSNSNSPQEVETNQEIIFTYDVEFQESDVKWASRWDAYLLMADDQIHWFSIVNSLMIVLFLSGMVAMIMLRTLYRDISKYNELETQEEAQEETGWKLVHADVFRPPSNTDLLCVYVGTGVQFFGMMVVTMMFAVLGFLSPSNRGGLMTAMLLLWVFMGLFAGYSASRLYKLFKGTEWKRIALRTAFLFPATVFAIFFVLNALIWGQKSSGAVPFGTMFALVFLWFGISVPLVFVGSYVGFRKPAIEDPVKTNKIPRQIPEQAWYMNPIFSVLIGGILPFGAVFIELFFILTSIWLNQFYYLFGFLFIVFVILIVTCAEITVVLCYFQLCSEDYLWWWRSYLTSGSSALYLFLYATFYFFTKLDITKPVSGILYFGYMLIASYAFFVLTGTIGFYACFWFTRLIYSSVKID; from the exons ATGGGAAGAGCAGCTCGTAGATCTCTTCTGATTTGCGCTATTTCTCTTCTTCTTACCTTCCACAATGCCTTCTCTTTCTACCTCCCCGGTGTTGCTCCTGAAGATTTCCAAAAG GGAGATCCTCTGTCTGTGAAAGTGAACAAGCTGACTTCTACAAAGACTCAGCTTCCTTACTCGTTCTACTCTGTTCCTTTCTGTCGTCCAGAAAATATAGTGGATAGCAGAGAAAATCTTGGAGAAGTGCTTCGTGGTGATCGAATTGAGAACTCCCCTTATTCG TTCAAAATGAGGGAACCAGAGATGTGCCATGTTGTTTGTAGGCTTGTACTTGATAACAAGACTGCTAAggaatttaaagaaaaaattgaagaTGAATATCGTGTCAACAT GATCCTAGATAATCTGCCTTTAGTTGTTCCAGTTCGGAGGTTAGAGCAAGAAGCCCCTCCTGCCTATCAACAGGGAGTTTATATTGGTGTAAAAGGACAATATGCTGGG AGCAAGGATGAGAAGCATTTCATCCATAACCACTTGACATTCACTGTTAAGTACCATAAAGATTTGCAGACAGATTCAGCCAGAATTGTGGGATTTGAAGTCATGCCATTCAG TGTTAAGCATGAATATGATGGAAAATGGAGTGAGAATACTCGTTTAACAACATGTGATCCACATGCAAAGCGGACTGTATCTAATTCGAATTCTCCTCAAGAGGTTGAGACTAACCAAGAAATCATATTTACATATGATGTTGAATTCCAG GAGAGTGATGTCAAGTGGGCGTCGAGATGGGATGCCTATCTTCTGATGGCTGATGATCAGATCCACTGGTTCTCGATAGTAAATTCTTTAATGATTGTGCTGTTCCTATCAGGCATGGTGGCGATGATAATGCTGAGAACACTTTATCGCGACATTTCCAAGTACAATGAACTGGAGACCCAGGAGGAGGCACAAGAAGAAACCGGATGGAAACTAGTCCATGCAGATGTTTTCAGGCCTCCAAGTAACACAGATTTGCTTTGTGTCTATGTTGGAACTGGTGTACAGTTTTTCGGTATGATGGTGGTGACCATGATGTTTGCTGTCCTTGGGTTCCTCTCCCCTTCGAATCGGGGTGGGCTAATGACTGCTATGCTCTTGCTCTGGGTTTTCATGGGACTCTTTGCGGGCTACTCTGCTTCCCGTCTCTATAAGTTGTTTAAAGGTACAGAATGGAAGAGAATTGCACTCAGGACAGCATTTCTGTTTCCAGCTACTGTCTTTGCCATCTTCTTCGTCTTGAATGCACTCATCTGGGGTCAAAAATCATCTGGGGCTGTGCCATTTGGAACAATGTTTGCTTTGGTGTTCTTATGGTTTGGAATTTCAGTCCCTCTCGTCTTTGTGGGCAGTTATGTTGGTTTTAGAAAGCCAGCCATTGAGGATCCTGTGAAGACGAATAAAATACCCAGGCAGATCCCGGAGCAGGCTTGGTACATGAACCCCATCTTCTCTGTCCTAATCGGAGGCATACTTCCATTTGGAGCTGTTTTCATTGAGCTCTTTTTCATTCTTACCTCAATCTGGCTGAACCAATTTTACTACCTCTTCGGCTTCCTCTTCATCGTGTTTGTCATTCTGATAGTCACCTGTGCCGAGATAACCGTCGTCCTATGCTATTTTCAGTTATGCAGTGAGGACTACTTGTGGTGGTGGAGATCCTACCTGACATCAGGCTCGTCCGCACTTTACCTCTTCCTTTATGCTACCTTCTACTTCTTCACTAAGCTTGATATCACTAAGCCTGTTTCTGGGATCTTGTACTTTGGTTACATGTTGATTGCTTCATATGCATTTTTCGTTCTGACCGGTACCATCGGTTTCTATGCATGCTTCTGGTTCACAAGACTTATTTACTCGTCTGTGAAGATCGACTGA